The Ranitomeya imitator isolate aRanImi1 chromosome 8, aRanImi1.pri, whole genome shotgun sequence genome window below encodes:
- the LOC138647403 gene encoding uncharacterized protein, which yields MEAPDEKTEALDDESNLEGEDFFSRLTDEEKECLQYLLATIDSLDQDEDDNANNDPDSNEHLRNSSGLPDLNSSRKGLTESVNQSNKSEHEPTPSKMKIIKSFSEDGPGLSITVTPDTGQKTTSSHPSHLRKFDTIMRSGVNVQELRARFIHQQANPSVEDTSKETELSSDSKELPQATSNQMSTRQEALQKLGLLKMNQSSTNTPKELHGLDQNTTVKNNEINQNHSKEGSNLPRSFERKPGAFNRVWPP from the exons ATGGAAGCTCCTGATGAGAAGACGGAAGCTTTGGACGATGAGAGTAATCTGGAG GGTGAAGATTTCTTCAGTCGGCTCACTGATGAAGAGAAGGAGTGTCTGCAGTATTTACTGGCGACCATTGATTCCTTAGACCAGGATGAGGACGACAACGCAAACAACGACCCAG ATTCCAATGAACATTTGAGGAACTCCTCTGGACTTCCAGATCTTAACAGCAGCCGGAAAGGTTTGACCGAAAGCGTAAATCAATCTAACAAATCGGAGCACGAGCCAACGCCATCCAAGATGAAGATTATTAAATCTTTCTCCGAAGACGGCCCAGGATTATCCATCACTGTTACTCCAGACACAGGACAGAAGACCACCAGCTCTCATCCAAGCCACCTGAGAAAATTTGACACCATAATGAGGTCCGGGGTCAATGTCCAGGAGCTTAGAGCTCGATTTATCCATCAACAAGCCAATCCTTCTGTCGAAGATACTTCCAAGGAAACAGAACTTTCTTCAGATTCCAAAGAGCTGCCCCAGGCGACTTCTAACCAGATGTCTACTAGACAAGAGGCTTTGCAAAAGTTGGGTTTGCTAAAAATGAATCAAAGCAGCACAAACACCCCTAAAGAACTACATGGTTTGGACCAAAACACAACAGTAAAAAACAATGAGATAAACCAAAACCACTCAAAAGAAGGGTCCAACTTACCACGGTCTTTTGAAAGGAAACCAGGAGCTTTTAACAGAGTTTGGCCACCATAA